A genomic segment from Flavobacterium litorale encodes:
- a CDS encoding helix-turn-helix domain-containing protein yields MKKVAVLNIGQFIRQSNLAGFYTNTMQDHLVTSHKDIYLPHSHNFYVAILFTHGSGIHEVDFSTYNVTPGSLFFLNPGQTHHWELSDDVAGYVFLHTQSFYDLQYTQNTINQFPFFYSMHNLPCLYITGNELVTIEKLFIQIYEENEIDESLKKQKIISLINLVYIESTRIYLKLNPVDGKNKNTYYVKFRQLEQLVEEHYKTEKSPSAYAQMLNISPKHLNRIAQAVIGKTVTDVILERVLLEAKKELVLQQKNFNEIAYALGYEDYAYFSRLFKKKANETPSAFLRRYGNG; encoded by the coding sequence ATGAAAAAAGTAGCAGTACTTAATATAGGGCAATTTATACGACAAAGTAACTTAGCAGGCTTTTACACCAATACCATGCAAGACCACCTTGTTACCAGCCATAAAGATATTTACCTGCCCCACTCCCACAATTTTTATGTTGCCATACTATTTACACACGGTAGCGGTATACACGAGGTAGATTTTAGTACTTACAATGTTACACCAGGGAGTTTATTTTTTTTAAACCCTGGGCAAACACACCATTGGGAGCTATCCGACGATGTAGCAGGCTACGTTTTTTTACACACACAAAGCTTTTACGATTTACAATACACGCAAAACACTATAAATCAGTTTCCATTTTTTTACAGCATGCACAATTTACCCTGTTTGTATATTACGGGCAATGAGCTAGTAACCATTGAAAAATTATTTATTCAGATTTATGAAGAGAATGAAATTGACGAATCGTTAAAAAAACAGAAAATAATAAGCCTTATCAATTTGGTGTATATTGAAAGTACACGCATCTATCTGAAATTAAACCCTGTAGACGGTAAAAATAAAAACACCTATTACGTTAAGTTCAGGCAATTGGAGCAACTGGTAGAAGAACATTACAAAACGGAAAAATCGCCTTCTGCCTACGCCCAAATGCTCAATATAAGTCCAAAACATTTAAATCGTATTGCACAAGCTGTAATTGGCAAAACCGTAACCGATGTAATATTAGAGCGCGTTTTATTAGAGGCCAAAAAGGAATTAGTACTGCAGCAAAAAAACTTTAACGAAATTGCATATGCCTTAGGCTATGAAGATTACGCCTATTTTTCTCGCTTATTTAAAAAGAAAGCTAACGAAACACCATCGGCATTTTTAAGGCGTTACGGCAATGGGTAG
- a CDS encoding WD40/YVTN/BNR-like repeat-containing protein, translated as MAKYIVLLLISIFVSCKQEQKVPQPSFKTVSVDTLLHDKISIRALTVADNTVWYSGSGGKYGFVTLNSKENYSNTIVNDTLPTEFRAIAHTTSSVFILNVGTPASLYKIDKKSKTIKQVYTETGEKVFYDSMEFYNDMDGIAMGDPTSDCLSVIITNDGGETWTKISCDVLPKTADGEAAFAASDTNVIVKEGNIWIVSGGKKSRVFHSTDKGKTWEVYNTPIEQGSAMAGIFSADFYDDTIGFAVGGNYEKQDKNLGNKILTTDGGKSWQLVGEGVGFGYASCVQFVPNSEGNELVTAGPSGVYYSYDRGNTWKKIHDDTLLHTLRFVDNTTIIAAGQNKIIRLQLE; from the coding sequence ATGGCAAAATATATAGTATTACTATTGATATCAATTTTTGTTTCGTGTAAGCAGGAACAAAAAGTACCGCAACCATCTTTTAAAACTGTAAGTGTTGATACCTTATTGCACGATAAAATTAGTATTCGCGCCCTTACTGTGGCTGATAATACAGTATGGTATTCGGGCAGTGGGGGTAAATATGGTTTTGTAACCCTTAACAGTAAAGAAAATTATAGCAATACAATAGTTAACGATACTTTACCAACCGAGTTTAGAGCTATTGCCCATACAACTAGCAGTGTATTTATACTAAACGTAGGTACACCTGCCAGTTTATACAAAATTGATAAGAAAAGTAAAACAATAAAACAGGTATATACCGAAACAGGAGAAAAGGTGTTTTACGATAGTATGGAGTTTTATAACGATATGGATGGTATTGCTATGGGCGACCCAACTTCTGATTGTTTATCGGTTATTATTACGAATGATGGAGGCGAAACATGGACAAAAATTTCTTGCGATGTTTTGCCAAAAACTGCCGATGGTGAAGCTGCTTTTGCTGCTAGCGATACTAATGTAATTGTAAAAGAAGGGAATATTTGGATAGTATCTGGCGGTAAAAAATCGAGAGTTTTTCATTCTACCGATAAAGGAAAAACTTGGGAAGTGTATAATACGCCAATAGAGCAGGGTAGTGCAATGGCAGGTATTTTTTCGGCTGATTTTTACGATGATACAATTGGTTTCGCCGTAGGTGGTAATTACGAAAAACAGGATAAAAACTTGGGCAATAAAATACTAACCACAGATGGTGGTAAAAGCTGGCAATTGGTAGGAGAGGGTGTAGGTTTTGGCTATGCCTCTTGTGTACAATTTGTACCCAATAGCGAGGGTAACGAGTTGGTAACTGCAGGACCTTCGGGAGTTTATTATTCGTACGATAGAGGGAATACTTGGAAAAAAATACACGATGACACTTTATTGCACACATTGCGTTTTGTAGATAATACTACCATTATAGCTGCTGGGCAAAACAAAATAATACGTTTGCAATTAGAGTAA
- a CDS encoding L-serine ammonia-lyase: protein MNECISVFDMLKIGVGPSSSHTLGPWRGAERLLNELREKDIFNDVNRIKVDLYGSLSLTGKGHATDLAVMLGLCGADPEYVPVENIEATIATITNTKKLILGNEKEIDFCPENDIIFNKDFLPFHANGFTFTVYTDSTAYASTFYSIGGGFVVKEERTNAKENEILKESFPYPLDKAAELLEYTKSLDKNISEVVYENEKSLRSEDEIHNELLRVWNTMLECMYTGCHTEGILPGGLNVRRRAYDMHQKMIGDLPYNSPQEWLQVIRKTEVKFRQILKWVSCFALSVNEVNAALGRVVTAPTNGSAGVIPAVLMYYMVIENHEADEKHIKQFLMVAGVIGSIFKKGATISAAMGGCQAEIGVSSAMAAAALCEVMGGTPEQALIAAEIAMEHHLGLTCDPIAGLVQIPCIERNTMGAIKAINAAELALETDPKNVKVPLDKVINTMWETARDMNNKYKETSEGGLAVAVNIADC from the coding sequence ATGAACGAATGTATCTCTGTTTTCGATATGCTTAAAATTGGTGTGGGTCCCTCTAGTTCGCATACTTTAGGTCCTTGGCGCGGTGCTGAACGTTTGCTAAACGAGCTTCGTGAAAAAGACATTTTTAATGACGTTAATCGCATAAAAGTAGATTTATATGGTTCGCTATCGCTTACAGGCAAGGGACATGCCACCGACTTGGCTGTAATGTTAGGTTTATGTGGTGCCGACCCTGAATATGTACCTGTAGAAAACATAGAAGCCACTATTGCAACAATTACTAACACTAAAAAGTTAATACTCGGTAACGAAAAAGAGATTGATTTTTGCCCAGAAAATGATATTATTTTCAATAAAGATTTTCTTCCTTTTCATGCTAACGGGTTTACATTTACAGTCTATACCGATAGTACTGCATATGCATCCACATTCTACTCCATAGGTGGTGGTTTTGTAGTTAAGGAAGAGCGCACTAATGCTAAAGAGAATGAAATTTTAAAAGAGTCGTTCCCCTACCCTTTAGATAAAGCAGCCGAATTATTAGAGTACACCAAATCGTTAGATAAAAACATATCGGAAGTTGTTTACGAAAACGAGAAATCGCTTCGAAGTGAAGATGAAATACACAACGAGTTACTACGGGTATGGAATACCATGTTGGAATGTATGTATACAGGTTGCCATACCGAAGGGATACTTCCTGGAGGATTAAATGTACGCAGACGTGCTTATGATATGCACCAAAAAATGATTGGCGATTTACCTTACAACTCGCCACAAGAATGGCTACAGGTAATACGCAAAACTGAGGTAAAGTTTAGGCAAATACTAAAATGGGTATCGTGTTTTGCCCTTTCGGTAAACGAGGTTAATGCCGCTTTAGGGCGCGTAGTTACTGCACCTACTAATGGTAGTGCAGGTGTTATACCTGCTGTATTAATGTACTATATGGTTATAGAAAACCATGAAGCCGACGAAAAACATATTAAACAATTTTTAATGGTTGCAGGTGTAATAGGCAGCATCTTTAAAAAAGGTGCAACCATATCGGCAGCTATGGGCGGATGCCAAGCAGAAATCGGCGTTTCTTCAGCTATGGCAGCAGCAGCACTTTGCGAGGTTATGGGTGGTACACCAGAACAGGCACTAATAGCAGCCGAAATTGCAATGGAGCATCATTTAGGGCTTACTTGCGACCCAATTGCAGGGCTAGTACAAATACCTTGTATAGAGCGTAACACAATGGGGGCTATTAAGGCAATTAACGCTGCCGAATTGGCTTTGGAAACCGATCCTAAAAATGTAAAAGTACCTTTAGATAAGGTTATAAATACAATGTGGGAAACGGCTAGAGATATGAACAACAAGTACAAAGAAACATCCGAAGGTGGGCTTGCCGTAGCTGTTAATATAGCTGACTGTTAA
- the ypfJ gene encoding KPN_02809 family neutral zinc metallopeptidase, with amino-acid sequence MKWRGRRQSKNVEDRRGFSGKKIVAGGGVVGIIIALITVFMGGGDSSTILNDIGNQLQQSSQQVEPIELTEHDKEMGAFVRTVVADTEDVWSRIFAEQGMTYEEPVLVLFRDGVQTACGGASSASGPFYCPLDKKVYMDLSFFDELQSRFGAKGGDFAIAYVIAHEVGHHVQTLLGTSKKVRQLQSQTNKTRANELSVAQELQADFYAGLWAHYNHEMNNILEDGDIAEALSAAHAVGDDAIQKRTQGHVVPDSFTHGTSEQRMYWFKKGFTTGDINQGNTFESL; translated from the coding sequence ATGAAATGGAGAGGTAGAAGACAAAGTAAAAACGTAGAAGACAGAAGAGGCTTTTCGGGTAAAAAAATTGTTGCAGGAGGAGGTGTTGTAGGTATTATTATTGCGCTAATAACCGTTTTTATGGGTGGCGGTGATAGTAGTACTATATTAAATGATATAGGCAATCAGTTACAACAGAGTTCGCAACAAGTTGAACCTATCGAGCTTACTGAGCACGATAAAGAGATGGGAGCTTTTGTACGTACCGTAGTTGCTGATACAGAAGATGTATGGAGCAGAATTTTTGCTGAACAAGGTATGACGTACGAAGAGCCCGTGCTGGTGCTGTTTCGGGATGGCGTACAAACTGCCTGTGGCGGTGCTTCGTCTGCATCAGGACCGTTTTATTGTCCACTTGATAAAAAAGTGTATATGGACTTATCATTTTTTGATGAACTACAATCTCGGTTTGGTGCTAAGGGTGGTGATTTTGCAATTGCATATGTAATAGCCCACGAGGTGGGGCACCATGTACAAACGTTATTGGGTACTTCTAAAAAAGTACGACAATTACAAAGCCAAACCAACAAAACAAGAGCTAATGAGCTTTCGGTAGCTCAAGAATTACAAGCAGACTTTTACGCAGGATTATGGGCACATTATAACCATGAAATGAATAACATACTGGAAGATGGTGATATAGCCGAAGCATTAAGTGCCGCACATGCGGTAGGCGATGATGCTATACAAAAAAGAACGCAAGGGCATGTAGTGCCTGATAGTTTTACACACGGAACTTCAGAACAACGTATGTACTGGTTTAAAAAGGGGTTTACAACTGGCGATATTAACCAAGGCAATACGTTTGAGTCACTTTAA
- a CDS encoding DNA polymerase III, with protein MLLMWNKFAQRLSDSGKKIMATYMQINDPVLAKDGFTIQLELPNEGSKVDFDNNKLDLLGYLRGKLHNHDIVIETHVNEKISKKHAFTPQEKYERLKAINPAIELLRKAFDLDIG; from the coding sequence ATGCTTTTAATGTGGAATAAATTTGCACAACGCCTTAGCGATAGTGGTAAAAAAATTATGGCTACCTATATGCAAATTAACGACCCTGTTTTGGCTAAAGATGGTTTTACCATACAATTGGAGTTGCCCAACGAAGGCTCTAAGGTAGATTTTGATAATAACAAACTAGATTTATTGGGTTACTTACGCGGTAAACTGCACAACCACGACATTGTTATAGAAACACACGTAAACGAAAAAATTAGCAAAAAACATGCATTTACCCCTCAGGAAAAATACGAACGCTTAAAAGCCATAAACCCTGCTATAGAGTTATTACGTAAAGCCTTTGATTTGGATATTGGTTAA
- the panB gene encoding 3-methyl-2-oxobutanoate hydroxymethyltransferase, producing MSTAKKDYKRVTTRSLTEMKLNAEKISMLTAYDYTMAKIVDTAGVDVILVGDSASNVMAGHETTLPITLDQMIYHASSVVRATLRALVVVDLPFGSYQSDPKEALRSSIRIMKESGGHAVKMEGGSEIKDSIKKILNAGIPVMGHLGLTPQSIYKFGTYTVRAKEEAEAQKLIDDAKMLERIGCFAIVLEKIPAALAKRVSESISIPVIGIGAGSGVDGQVLVIHDMLGMNNEFNPRFLRRYMNLFEGMTTAISQYVTDVKSEDFPNEAEQY from the coding sequence ATGTCTACTGCTAAAAAGGATTACAAAAGAGTTACTACAAGGTCGTTAACGGAAATGAAACTGAACGCCGAAAAAATATCGATGCTTACCGCATACGATTATACTATGGCAAAAATAGTAGATACTGCTGGAGTTGATGTAATATTAGTAGGCGATTCTGCCTCTAACGTAATGGCAGGACACGAAACTACGTTACCTATTACACTCGACCAAATGATATATCACGCATCATCTGTAGTACGAGCTACATTGCGTGCATTGGTAGTAGTAGACCTTCCTTTTGGTAGTTACCAATCGGACCCTAAAGAGGCACTACGCTCTTCTATACGTATAATGAAGGAGAGTGGCGGACACGCTGTTAAAATGGAGGGTGGTAGCGAAATAAAAGACTCTATTAAAAAAATACTTAATGCAGGTATACCTGTTATGGGGCATTTGGGGTTAACGCCACAATCCATTTATAAATTTGGTACTTATACAGTAAGAGCCAAAGAAGAAGCTGAAGCTCAAAAACTGATTGACGACGCTAAGATGTTAGAAAGAATCGGCTGTTTTGCGATAGTATTAGAGAAAATCCCTGCAGCATTGGCAAAAAGAGTATCAGAGAGTATTTCTATTCCTGTTATTGGTATTGGTGCTGGTAGCGGCGTAGATGGCCAGGTACTTGTAATACACGATATGCTAGGCATGAATAACGAATTTAACCCTCGTTTTTTACGTCGATACATGAATTTGTTTGAGGGTATGACTACAGCGATATCACAATATGTTACCGACGTTAAATCGGAAGATTTCCCGAACGAAGCCGAACAATATTAA
- a CDS encoding endonuclease has translation MNKLYTIALAILSVAAFAQDGSPASPYYDGFNFEQTGTALRSALANKITTTHVNELSYTPEVWNALKIVDRDPDFANYVLLLYGYTDNVCPSSPSTDSQHRRRDRDSNGGSPSCEWNREHVFPQSLGNPDLGQVGAGADAHHLRACDVDRNGQRSNKLFTSGSGNSGDSGSGWYPGDEWKGDVARILMYMYLRYDTQCLPTSAVMGGTIASDPNMPLLLLQWNAEDPVTEYEDTRNTYLGNASNTYGQGNRNPFIDNPYLATQIWGGPVAQDRWTTATTADFFSAQLSVYPNPTSNQEITIYSETELEEIQLINLNGQLIQYIQKPEAANDTYTLENLAQGFYILRMTSGEHTATQKIIVN, from the coding sequence ATGAATAAACTTTATACTATTGCATTAGCAATACTATCTGTAGCTGCTTTTGCACAAGATGGTAGTCCTGCATCACCGTACTACGACGGTTTCAATTTCGAACAAACAGGTACCGCATTAAGAAGTGCACTCGCCAATAAAATAACCACCACACACGTAAACGAACTATCGTATACGCCAGAAGTATGGAATGCGTTAAAGATTGTAGACCGTGATCCTGATTTTGCAAATTATGTGTTACTATTATATGGCTATACCGATAATGTATGCCCTTCGTCGCCATCTACAGACAGCCAACACAGAAGACGAGATAGAGATAGCAACGGCGGAAGCCCAAGTTGTGAGTGGAATAGAGAGCATGTTTTTCCACAATCGTTAGGAAACCCCGATTTAGGTCAGGTAGGTGCTGGTGCAGATGCACACCATTTACGTGCCTGTGATGTTGACCGTAACGGACAACGAAGCAACAAGCTATTTACATCAGGCTCGGGTAACTCAGGCGATTCAGGTAGTGGCTGGTACCCTGGTGACGAATGGAAAGGCGATGTAGCCAGAATATTAATGTACATGTACTTACGTTACGATACCCAATGCCTACCCACTAGTGCAGTTATGGGCGGAACTATAGCTAGTGACCCTAATATGCCTCTTTTATTATTACAATGGAATGCAGAAGACCCTGTAACAGAATACGAAGATACCAGAAACACTTATTTAGGAAACGCTAGTAATACGTATGGGCAAGGTAACCGTAACCCATTTATAGATAACCCATACCTTGCTACACAAATTTGGGGTGGTCCTGTAGCACAAGATAGATGGACAACTGCAACTACAGCTGATTTCTTTAGCGCACAACTATCAGTATACCCCAACCCAACAAGCAATCAGGAAATTACCATTTACAGCGAAACAGAGCTTGAAGAGATACAGCTTATTAACCTAAACGGTCAGTTAATACAGTACATACAAAAGCCCGAAGCTGCAAACGACACCTACACGTTAGAAAATTTAGCGCAAGGTTTTTATATTTTAAGAATGACATCGGGTGAGCATACCGCTACCCAAAAAATCATAGTTAACTAA
- a CDS encoding RsmB/NOP family class I SAM-dependent RNA methyltransferase: MRLHRNLVFTVIDSLGFIFNDGEYADKVVARALKKDKRWGSADRKFVAETIYEIVRWKRLYAEIAEVKEPYNRDNLWRIFAVWAVLRGYNLPDWKYFEETPVRRIKGRFDELSRIRKYRESIPDWMDELGLKELGKEKWEKELASQNEQAKVILRVNTLKTTREKLRAILMDLGVATEMPNEYPDALVLKERSNVFMTDAFKEGLFEVQDASSQLVARFLDVAPGMRVVDTCAGAGGKTLHMASLMENKGQLIAMDLYESKLKQLKIRAKRNSAFNIEYRIIDSSKVIKRLHEKADRVLIDAPCSGLGVLKRNPDSKWKLQPEFIDNIRKTQAEVLDSYSKIVKPGGKLVYATCSVLPSENQEQIERFLNTETGKQFALNKDHKILASESGFDGFYMALLERKK, from the coding sequence ATGAGATTACACAGAAATTTAGTATTTACGGTTATCGATTCGTTAGGTTTTATATTTAACGATGGTGAGTATGCCGATAAAGTGGTAGCGCGTGCACTAAAAAAAGACAAACGCTGGGGAAGTGCCGACAGAAAGTTTGTAGCGGAAACAATTTATGAAATTGTACGCTGGAAACGCCTTTATGCTGAGATAGCCGAAGTTAAAGAACCGTATAACCGTGATAACCTATGGCGCATTTTTGCGGTATGGGCTGTACTGCGTGGGTATAACCTACCCGACTGGAAATATTTTGAAGAAACACCCGTACGCCGTATTAAAGGTCGTTTTGACGAACTGTCCAGAATTAGAAAATACAGAGAGTCGATACCCGATTGGATGGATGAGCTTGGTTTAAAAGAACTTGGCAAAGAAAAATGGGAAAAAGAACTTGCATCGCAAAATGAGCAGGCTAAAGTAATACTTAGGGTAAATACCTTAAAAACAACACGAGAAAAGCTGCGTGCTATACTTATGGATTTGGGTGTTGCTACCGAAATGCCTAACGAATATCCCGACGCGCTGGTATTAAAAGAACGCTCTAATGTATTTATGACTGACGCTTTTAAAGAAGGGTTATTTGAAGTACAAGATGCATCGTCGCAATTAGTAGCTCGTTTTCTGGATGTAGCTCCAGGCATGCGCGTGGTAGATACTTGCGCAGGTGCTGGTGGTAAAACACTCCACATGGCATCGTTAATGGAAAATAAAGGGCAACTTATTGCTATGGACTTGTACGAAAGTAAGCTAAAGCAATTAAAAATTCGTGCTAAACGGAATAGTGCTTTTAATATTGAATACCGTATTATCGATAGTTCTAAAGTAATTAAAAGGCTTCACGAAAAGGCGGATAGAGTGTTAATTGATGCACCTTGTAGCGGGCTTGGCGTTTTAAAGCGTAACCCCGATAGTAAGTGGAAACTACAACCTGAATTTATAGACAACATCAGGAAAACACAGGCTGAAGTTTTAGATAGTTATTCTAAAATTGTAAAACCAGGGGGTAAATTGGTGTATGCAACATGTTCGGTATTGCCATCGGAAAATCAGGAACAGATAGAACGCTTTTTAAATACCGAAACAGGAAAGCAGTTTGCACTAAACAAAGACCATAAAATACTAGCCTCAGAGTCAGGTTTTGATGGCTTCTATATGGCATTACTCGAACGTAAAAAATAA
- a CDS encoding RluA family pseudouridine synthase: MKVVSNKNNLQVLYEDNHIIAVNKRVGDIVQGDKTGDKPLSDVIKEYIKEKYNKPGAVYLGVVHRLDRPTTGIVVFARTSKALTRLNDLFKNRETQKTYWAAVKNKPAKDNDVLLHYLVRNPKNNTSKAHAKEVPNSKKASLDYTTLKELNNYTILSVNLHTGRHHQIRAQLSAIGSPIKGDLKYGFDRSNPDGGIHLHARKLTFIHPVTKKELTISAPLPDDVIWNSI; this comes from the coding sequence ATGAAAGTTGTATCGAATAAAAATAACCTACAGGTACTTTACGAGGATAACCATATTATTGCTGTAAACAAACGTGTAGGCGATATTGTACAGGGCGATAAAACAGGCGACAAACCACTTAGCGATGTAATTAAAGAGTATATTAAGGAGAAATACAATAAGCCTGGAGCTGTTTATTTGGGGGTGGTACATAGGCTGGACAGACCCACTACTGGTATTGTAGTTTTTGCTCGCACATCTAAGGCACTTACTCGGCTTAATGATCTTTTTAAAAACAGAGAAACGCAAAAAACATACTGGGCAGCCGTTAAAAACAAACCCGCTAAGGATAATGATGTACTTTTGCATTATTTAGTACGCAACCCTAAAAACAATACTTCAAAAGCACATGCAAAAGAAGTACCTAACAGTAAAAAAGCGAGTCTCGATTATACTACGCTAAAAGAACTTAATAATTACACCATACTATCTGTTAACCTGCATACGGGCAGGCATCATCAAATTAGGGCACAATTATCGGCTATAGGCTCTCCTATTAAGGGCGATTTAAAATATGGTTTTGACAGAAGCAACCCCGATGGCGGTATTCATTTACATGCGCGTAAATTAACCTTTATACACCCCGTTACTAAAAAAGAGCTTACCATTAGCGCACCCCTACCCGACGATGTTATATGGAATAGTATATAA
- a CDS encoding nuclear transport factor 2 family protein, translating into MKKIALVFICCITLVLNAQEDKAIERDIKATITTFFEGLHTADTLKIQLVCSDDIIIQSVIKPQGENQFKRIVTSKEMFYELINAIPKDAEIEERLLDYKIQVDGGMAHVWTPYEFYMRNELVHTGVNSFQLFKSNKGWKIIYLLDTRHKIELQ; encoded by the coding sequence ATGAAAAAGATAGCATTAGTATTTATTTGCTGTATTACATTGGTATTAAACGCCCAAGAAGATAAGGCTATAGAAAGAGATATAAAAGCGACTATTACTACTTTTTTTGAAGGTTTGCATACTGCTGATACGTTAAAAATACAATTGGTTTGTAGTGACGATATTATAATCCAGTCTGTAATTAAACCGCAGGGAGAAAATCAGTTTAAACGAATTGTTACATCTAAAGAAATGTTTTACGAATTGATAAACGCGATACCCAAAGATGCTGAGATTGAAGAACGCCTATTGGACTACAAGATACAGGTAGATGGAGGTATGGCACATGTATGGACTCCGTATGAATTTTATATGCGAAACGAACTTGTACATACAGGTGTAAACTCATTCCAGTTATTTAAAAGCAATAAGGGCTGGAAAATAATTTATTTACTGGATACTCGGCATAAAATAGAGTTGCAGTAA
- a CDS encoding DUF983 domain-containing protein: MSQFIDIISEKCPVCGKGHVFEKKGNPLLFRMPKMRKECKVCAHKFEKEPGFFYGAMYVSYGITILEMAPIFLLSRLFVDSYEATIAIIAIAAFLLSTFNFRLSRMIWIYMFDGNKRQVHN; this comes from the coding sequence ATGTCACAATTTATAGATATTATAAGCGAGAAATGCCCCGTATGTGGTAAGGGGCATGTGTTTGAGAAGAAAGGGAATCCGCTATTATTTAGAATGCCAAAAATGCGAAAAGAATGTAAGGTATGCGCTCATAAATTTGAAAAAGAACCAGGTTTTTTTTATGGTGCTATGTACGTAAGTTATGGTATTACTATACTAGAAATGGCTCCTATATTTTTACTATCACGCTTATTTGTAGATAGCTACGAAGCAACTATAGCTATAATTGCAATAGCAGCATTTTTGTTGAGTACATTTAATTTTAGATTATCTCGGATGATATGGATATATATGTTTGATGGTAATAAACGGCAAGTTCATAATTAA
- a CDS encoding DUF2254 domain-containing protein, with protein sequence MKNLIDNIKFWIRKKYTKIVNSIAFYPAFIAFTFLIVSLLLIRFDFSETGAALKDEFSWLTIKDAATARNIIAVIAGGILSLTVFSFSMVMIVLNQAASQMSNRVLNKLIGNRFQQVVLGNYIGTIMFALFLLSTIRDIDSGIQIPSISTYTLILTAIIDIFLFIYFLHYITQSVKYEVIIQRIYKVTNSAMREMCQEELKLDTKPKENFNYEILTPKASVYEGIDVKELLKLCCEENCVVQLQYGPGTFLLKDVLIIRVNKQLSEETIKKIQHALLLNTDETITNNFLYGFRQLTEVAIKALSPGINDPGTASLALRVLFQLYAYRVCHYPDDVIEDEDKKPRIYIENLDFETIFKASLLPIWDYGKNDRIIQHEIKSLIDNFLSLHPNEVMQHFMKSVDEEIENINKKN encoded by the coding sequence TTGAAAAACCTTATTGATAATATTAAATTCTGGATACGTAAAAAATATACCAAAATAGTAAACAGTATTGCTTTTTACCCTGCTTTTATAGCGTTTACTTTTTTAATTGTATCGTTGTTACTAATACGGTTTGATTTTTCTGAAACAGGAGCAGCATTAAAAGACGAATTTTCTTGGCTCACAATAAAAGATGCCGCCACAGCACGTAATATTATTGCTGTAATAGCAGGAGGAATACTCTCGTTAACCGTTTTTAGTTTTTCCATGGTAATGATAGTGCTTAATCAGGCAGCATCGCAAATGTCAAATAGAGTCCTCAATAAACTCATCGGGAATCGTTTTCAACAAGTTGTACTTGGCAATTATATTGGTACTATAATGTTTGCATTATTCTTACTCAGTACCATTCGCGATATTGATTCGGGCATACAAATACCATCAATAAGTACTTATACACTTATATTAACTGCTATTATAGATATATTCCTGTTCATTTACTTTTTACACTATATAACCCAATCCGTAAAATACGAGGTTATTATTCAGCGTATTTATAAAGTTACTAATAGTGCTATGCGCGAGATGTGCCAAGAAGAGTTAAAATTAGATACTAAACCCAAAGAAAATTTTAATTACGAAATCCTTACACCAAAAGCTAGCGTTTATGAAGGGATAGATGTAAAGGAGCTACTAAAACTATGTTGCGAAGAAAATTGTGTTGTGCAACTTCAGTATGGTCCAGGTACATTTTTGTTGAAAGATGTACTCATAATTCGGGTCAATAAACAGTTAAGTGAAGAAACGATAAAAAAGATACAACATGCGTTATTACTAAATACTGACGAAACCATAACAAATAATTTTTTATACGGATTTAGGCAGCTTACCGAAGTTGCCATAAAAGCATTAAGCCCTGGTATAAACGACCCTGGAACAGCATCGTTAGCACTACGGGTACTTTTTCAGTTGTATGCGTATCGTGTTTGCCATTATCCTGATGATGTTATTGAAGACGAGGATAAAAAGCCAAGAATATATATAGAAAATCTTGATTTTGAAACTATCTTTAAAGCAAGTTTACTGCCTATTTGGGATTACGGTAAAAACGACAGGATAATACAACACGAAATTAAAAGCTTAATTGATAATTTTCTATCATTACATCCAAATGAAGTTATGCAGCATTTTATGAAAAGTGTTGATGAAGAAATTGAAAATATAAACAAAAAAAATTAA